The DNA window GGAGGAACCCACCTTTTTCCGGCTACAAAATACAAGGAAGTTTCTAAAATATTGAATACAGTTTTTAATGATGAAAAATAAAATATTATTTTCTGAATAGTTTTTTATAGGGGTGTTTTGTTGAAAAACATTTTTTTTAATAATTTATATTTAAATTTGATAGGGGTTAAATATAAATTATTATGAAAATCGGATTAAAATGGATCGTTTCTTTTTCAATCATTGCTTTAGTTGCAATTGGAGGATTGTTCTGGAATCCTGCTTCACATGTGGCCAATACGACGGAGTTTCTTACCGAAGATAAAATTGTAGGAGCAGATGTGGCATGGATTCTGGCAGCTGCAGGACTTGTACTTCTTATGACTCCCGGGCTTTCTTTCTTCTACGGAGGAATGGTTGGCAAAAAAAATGTGATTTCTACCATGCTGCAGAGTTTTATTGCACTGGGCGTTATCTCTATTTTATGGGTAGTAGTAGGCTTTTCTCTGTCTTTTGGCGAATCATTGGGATTTAATCTTAATGGAGAGCATTACGGAATTATCGGGAATCCATTGAGCTATCCTTTTTTTTCCGGAGTAGGAATTCTCCCTCATAAAATGATGGCATCTACCATTCCATTTATACTTTTTGCCTTGTTCCAGATGAAATTTGCAGTCATTACTCCTGCTATCATCACCGGTTCTTTTGCCGAGAGGGTGCGTTTTATTTCCTATCTCCTGTTTATCGTCCTTTTCAGTATTTTTATTTATGCTCCGCTTTGTCATATGGTGTGGCATCCTGACGGTCTTCTGAATAAATATTTTGGAGTGAAAGATTTTGCCGGTGGAACAGTAGTCCATATGAGTGCCGGTTTTGCCGCACTTGCAGGAGCATTAGTCGTAGGAAACAGAAAAAATCCACATCATGAACCTTCTAATATTCCTTATGTACTTTTAGGAACGGGAATGTTGTGGTTTGGGTGGTTCGGATTTAATGCAGGATCCGCATTGAGTGCCTCTGCTTCTGCTGCAACAGCTTTTGGAACAACTACCATAGCCTCTGCATCGGCAATGCTGACCTGGATATTTTTTGACAGGATCAATGGGCGAAGTGTTTCTGCATTGGGAGCGTGCATCGGAGCCGTTGTAGGATTGGTGGCGATTACTCCCGGCTGTGGATTTGTCAGCATTCAGGAAAGCCTTTTTATCGGGTTTATCACGGCCATAGTTTCTAATGTGATGGTCAACTGGAGAAGCTTAAAAAGGATAGATGATACCCTTGATGTTTTTGCCTGTCATGGAGTAGGTGGAATTATGGGAATGATCCTGACTGCCATTTTTGCCCATGGTGAAAAGGCAAGTCTTCTGCATGGTGGTTTTGAAGTTTTTCTTCACCATATGGCAGCGCTGGTTCTTGTTTCTGTTTTTACATTTTTCGGATCATTGATTTTATATAAGATAACCGATTCGATAATCACGTTGAGGGTCTCTGAAGAGTCTGAAAATAAGGGGCTTGATCTCTCTCAACATGAGGAAAGTTTCAGCTGACCTTTTCTATTCTTACATTATCATTAAACCTCATTGAAATCCTGATTATTATTAAGATTTATCATGTATCTTTGCGTTAGAGGAAAATGACGAATCATTTATGGAATCAATATCGGTTTTTGAGATTATTAAAGTAGGGATAGGCCCATCCAGTTCGCATACGATGGGGCCATGGAATGCCGCATCAGCATTTATCAGAATTATAAAGAGAGAAAGATCAATAGCTGAGGTAAGAGAAGTTTTTCTTGAGTTTTTTGGTTCACTTGCCAAAACGGGAATTGGACACGGAACAGATATTGCGGGAATGCTCGGTTTGAATGGTGAAGATTTTAAGATCATCGATACTTCAAAAATTGATGAGAAAATTGATTATATAAAAAATACTCAAACCATTAATCTCGGAGGAGAGAAAGTTATTCCATTTATTTATGGGCATCACTTGATTTTAAATATGCAAAAATCACTTGATTTTCATCCCAATGGAATGATCTTTAAGGCTGTTTTTGAAGATGGTACCGAGCTTGTGCAGGATTTTTATTCTGTAGGTGGAGGTTTTATCGCCAGCCAGGAAAAAAACTCGATTGAAAAACACTGTGTACGTACTTTATATCCTTGTCATCATGGTTCAGATCTTGCAAAATATTGCCAGAAACTGGGGTTTGACCGAATTTCAGATTTAATTTTCATTAACGAAGAAAGTTGGAGAACTCAGGAAGAAACGAGACAGGAAGCACTCTATATCTGGCAGCAAATCAAAGAATGTATTTATAAAGGCGTTAATAAAGAAGGGATCCTTCCGGGAGGATTGAATGTTTCCAGAAGGGCAGCGGGACTTAACAGAAAGCTTTTAGGAGATAAAATATATAAAAATATCGACGAGTGGTTCAAGCTTGTGGTAGATGCAGAAGAGAATTTCACCAATATCAATAAGTGGATAGCCTGCTTTGCACTGGCTGTAAACGAAGAAAATGCAAGTTTTGGAAGAATTATTACAGCGCCTACGAATGGCGCAAGTGGAGTGATTCCTGCAGTTTTGATGTATGCTCAGGCATTTACCCCGTTTACCAGTGAGGATGACATTGCAAGATTCCTGCTTGTTGCAGGTGAAATTGGAACATTATTCAAAAAAAATGCAACAATCTCTGCCGCGATGGGAGGTTGTCAGGCAGAAATCGGAGTATCATCAGCGATGGCAGCAGCAGGTCTTACTGAAATCTTAGGCGGAAGTGTAGGACAGGTAATGATGGCGGCAGAAATTGCAATGGAACATCACCTTGGGTTAACCTGTGATCCGATCAAAG is part of the Chryseobacterium lactis genome and encodes:
- a CDS encoding L-serine ammonia-lyase, whose protein sequence is MESISVFEIIKVGIGPSSSHTMGPWNAASAFIRIIKRERSIAEVREVFLEFFGSLAKTGIGHGTDIAGMLGLNGEDFKIIDTSKIDEKIDYIKNTQTINLGGEKVIPFIYGHHLILNMQKSLDFHPNGMIFKAVFEDGTELVQDFYSVGGGFIASQEKNSIEKHCVRTLYPCHHGSDLAKYCQKLGFDRISDLIFINEESWRTQEETRQEALYIWQQIKECIYKGVNKEGILPGGLNVSRRAAGLNRKLLGDKIYKNIDEWFKLVVDAEENFTNINKWIACFALAVNEENASFGRIITAPTNGASGVIPAVLMYAQAFTPFTSEDDIARFLLVAGEIGTLFKKNATISAAMGGCQAEIGVSSAMAAAGLTEILGGSVGQVMMAAEIAMEHHLGLTCDPIKGLVQIPCIERNTMGAMKAITAANIALESDPAKAKVTLDEVIQTMWETAQSMSDRFKETSEGGLAIAVNVPEC
- a CDS encoding ammonium transporter; the encoded protein is MKIGLKWIVSFSIIALVAIGGLFWNPASHVANTTEFLTEDKIVGADVAWILAAAGLVLLMTPGLSFFYGGMVGKKNVISTMLQSFIALGVISILWVVVGFSLSFGESLGFNLNGEHYGIIGNPLSYPFFSGVGILPHKMMASTIPFILFALFQMKFAVITPAIITGSFAERVRFISYLLFIVLFSIFIYAPLCHMVWHPDGLLNKYFGVKDFAGGTVVHMSAGFAALAGALVVGNRKNPHHEPSNIPYVLLGTGMLWFGWFGFNAGSALSASASAATAFGTTTIASASAMLTWIFFDRINGRSVSALGACIGAVVGLVAITPGCGFVSIQESLFIGFITAIVSNVMVNWRSLKRIDDTLDVFACHGVGGIMGMILTAIFAHGEKASLLHGGFEVFLHHMAALVLVSVFTFFGSLILYKITDSIITLRVSEESENKGLDLSQHEESFS